The genomic interval CGGTCGCTGCCGGGCTGGCGTTTTCGATCAAGCCGCTGCGCCGCGCCGAAACGGCGAAGTACCGCACGGCGCTCATCGGCAGCGGCTGGTGGGGCATGAACATTCTGCGCGAAGCCATGCGCGCCGGCGCGTCGCGCGTCGTCGCGCTCTGTGACGTGGATCAGAATCAGCTCAACCCTGCCGCCGAAGAAGTCGAGCGGCTCGCGGGCGGGCGGCCCAAGCGTTATCGAGATTACCGAGAGCTGCTCGCCGCGGAAAAGCCTGAAATCGTCATCGTCGCCACGCCCGACCACTGGCACCCGCTCATCACTATCGCGGCGGTGCGCGCCGGCGCGCACGTCTACGTCGAAAAGCCCATCGGTCACACGATCCGCGAAGGCCGCGCGATGGTCCGGGCGGCGCGCGATACCGGGCGCATCGTGCAGGTCGGCACGCACCGCCGCGTTTCGCCGCACAACGTATCAGGGATGGAGTTTTTGAAATCCGGCAAGGCAGGCCATATCGGCATGGTGCGCGCCTTTGTGCATTACGGCGGCGGGCCGGGCGAGCGCGTTACCGACACCGAGCCGCCCGCCGGCCTGGATTGGAATATGTGGTGCGGCCCGGCGCCGCTGCGCCCGTTCAACAAGACGATTCACCCGAAGGGCTTTCGCCAGTACCTCGATTATGCCAACGGCCAGCTCGGCGACTG from Blastocatellia bacterium carries:
- a CDS encoding Gfo/Idh/MocA family oxidoreductase, with the translated sequence MSRRGFLQSSVAAGLAFSIKPLRRAETAKYRTALIGSGWWGMNILREAMRAGASRVVALCDVDQNQLNPAAEEVERLAGGRPKRYRDYRELLAAEKPEIVIVATPDHWHPLITIAAVRAGAHVYVEKPIGHTIREGRAMVRAARDTGRIVQVGTHRRVSPHNVSGMEFLKSGKAGHIGMVRAFVHYGGGPGERVTDTEPPAGLDWNMWCGPAPLRPFNKTIHPKGFRQYLDYANGQLGDWGIHWLDQILWWTEEKYPRKVHSTGGRFIRRDNTDAPDTQVATFEFESFTATWEHRLYAANEAEKTNIGCYFYGTEGTFHMGWLDGWTFYPADKNKPVQHEAPRLNQPDEQNIRELWADFLESIRLKRRPVCDIETGHRSTNMALLGMLSYKLGRSVHWDGDKETILDDAEANRLLARPYRAPWEYPKS